One stretch of Segatella copri DNA includes these proteins:
- the nuoH gene encoding NADH-quinone oxidoreductase subunit NuoH: MFDFSIVTTFIDNLLRQTLGLGDFLSILIECVLVGICILTAYALIAIVLIFMERKVCAYFQCRLGPMRVGPWGIFQVFADVLKMLIKEIFAVDRADKLLYYIAPFLVIIASVGTFSFLPWNKGAHILDFNVGVFLITAVSSIGVLGVFLAGWASNNKYSVVSAMRGAVQMISYEMSLGLCLISAVVLTGTMQVSGIVEAQTGAWNWLIIKGHVPAILAFLVFLVAGNAEANRGPFDLAEAESELTAGYHTEYSGMGFGFYYLAEYLNLFVISGIASTVFLGGWAPLNIGIEGFDNLMNLIPGFIWFFGKTFAVVWLLMWVRWTFPRLRIDQILKLEWKYLMPLSLVILILMTVCVAFGFHG; the protein is encoded by the coding sequence ATGTTTGATTTTAGTATAGTAACAACATTCATCGACAATCTGCTTCGCCAGACCTTGGGTCTGGGCGACTTCCTGTCGATTCTGATTGAGTGCGTGCTCGTGGGTATCTGTATTTTGACAGCATACGCCCTCATCGCTATCGTACTTATCTTCATGGAGCGTAAGGTGTGTGCCTACTTCCAGTGCCGTCTCGGCCCTATGCGTGTAGGTCCTTGGGGTATCTTCCAGGTATTCGCCGACGTGCTCAAGATGTTGATCAAGGAGATCTTCGCTGTAGATAGAGCCGACAAGCTGCTCTACTACATAGCACCATTCCTCGTGATCATTGCCTCTGTAGGTACTTTCTCATTCCTTCCATGGAACAAGGGAGCTCATATTCTTGACTTCAACGTAGGTGTATTCCTCATCACAGCCGTAAGTTCTATCGGCGTGCTGGGTGTGTTCCTCGCAGGTTGGGCATCTAACAACAAGTACTCTGTGGTATCTGCCATGCGTGGTGCCGTACAGATGATTTCTTATGAGATGTCTCTCGGTCTCTGTCTGATTTCTGCAGTCGTTCTTACCGGCACCATGCAGGTAAGCGGTATCGTAGAGGCACAGACTGGTGCTTGGAACTGGTTGATTATCAAGGGTCATGTGCCAGCTATTCTGGCTTTCCTGGTATTCCTCGTAGCAGGTAATGCTGAGGCAAACCGTGGTCCTTTCGACTTGGCTGAGGCTGAGAGTGAGTTGACCGCTGGTTACCACACTGAGTATTCAGGTATGGGCTTCGGTTTCTACTACCTGGCAGAGTACCTCAACCTCTTCGTGATTTCTGGTATTGCTTCTACCGTATTCCTCGGTGGTTGGGCGCCATTGAACATCGGTATCGAGGGCTTCGACAATCTGATGAACCTCATCCCAGGTTTCATCTGGTTCTTCGGTAAGACCTTCGCGGTGGTATGGCTCCTGATGTGGGTACGTTGGACATTCCCACGTCTCCGTATCGACCAGATTCTGAAGTTGGAGTGGAAGTATCTGATGCCATTGTCACTGGTCATCCTGATCTTGATGACAGTATGCGTAGCATTCGGATTCCACGGATAA
- a CDS encoding NuoI/complex I 23 kDa subunit family protein, translating to MSNNSYFGGIAAGLKTLAIGMKTTMKEYFTPKSTEQYPENRKTTLHISPRFRGRLVFVRDENEAYKCVGCTLCEKSCPNDTIKIVTEMVEDPETGKKKRKLVDYQYDLGDCMFCELCVNACNFGAIKFVNDFENAVFDRNKLVMHLDKEVYKGGSLPNLIEGGAPLEIGKFNTKTK from the coding sequence ATGTCTAACAATTCATATTTCGGCGGTATTGCTGCGGGTTTGAAAACCCTCGCTATCGGTATGAAGACTACCATGAAGGAGTACTTCACACCAAAGAGCACAGAGCAGTATCCTGAGAACCGCAAGACTACACTCCACATCTCTCCACGTTTCCGTGGACGCTTGGTCTTCGTTCGTGATGAGAACGAGGCTTACAAGTGTGTGGGTTGTACATTGTGTGAGAAGTCATGCCCTAACGATACCATCAAGATTGTAACCGAGATGGTGGAGGACCCAGAGACAGGCAAGAAGAAGCGCAAGCTGGTAGATTACCAGTACGACTTGGGCGACTGCATGTTCTGCGAACTCTGTGTGAACGCATGTAACTTCGGTGCAATCAAGTTTGTCAACGATTTCGAGAATGCAGTCTTCGACCGCAACAAGTTGGTGATGCACCTTGACAAGGAGGTTTATAAGGGCGGAAGCCTTCCAAACCTCATCGAGGGTGGTGCGCCATTGGAAATCGGTAAGTTTAACACCAAGACTAAGTAA
- a CDS encoding NADH-quinone oxidoreductase subunit C, with product MKLNNIELSFDNFASEMAKLKNEKHFDYLVTIIGEDFGEEGLGCIYILENTQTNERCSVKTIAKKVDGSDVIPTVINLWKVADLLEREVFDFVGIKFLGHPDMRRLFLRTDFQGYPLRKDFDMSPEANKFPCTDEPEDDFTVEYSLSEDGHLVATEKRRFDEDDYVVNIGPNHPSTHGVLRLQTVIDGETVKRIYPHLGYIHRGIEKMWENMTYPQTLALTDRLNYLSAMMHRHALVGVIEEAMGIELSDRIRYIRTIMDELQRIDSHLLYLGCTAQDLGALTAFLYCMRDREHVLNVMEETTGGRLIQNYYRIGGLQADIDPNFVQNVKTLCKYLRPMIQEYLDVFGDNVITHNRLEGVGPMNYEDCINYAVTGPAGRASGWKNDTRKRHPYDMYDKVEWKEITLTGCDSMDRYYVHIQELYQSLDIIEQLIDNIPEGEYYIKQKPIIKVPKGQWYFSVEGASGEFGVYLDSKGDKSPYRMKMRPMGLSLTGALDPMLRGQKIADLITTGAAIDFVIPDIDR from the coding sequence ATGAAACTGAATAATATTGAATTGAGTTTTGATAATTTCGCTTCTGAAATGGCGAAGTTGAAGAACGAGAAGCATTTCGACTACCTTGTTACCATCATCGGTGAAGACTTCGGTGAGGAAGGTCTCGGATGTATCTATATTCTCGAGAATACTCAGACCAACGAGCGCTGCTCAGTAAAGACCATCGCCAAGAAGGTGGATGGCAGTGATGTAATTCCTACAGTAATTAACCTTTGGAAGGTAGCTGACCTTCTGGAGCGTGAAGTCTTCGATTTCGTCGGCATCAAGTTCCTGGGTCACCCAGACATGCGTCGTCTCTTCCTCCGTACCGATTTCCAGGGCTATCCATTGCGCAAGGACTTCGATATGAGTCCTGAGGCAAACAAGTTCCCTTGCACTGATGAGCCTGAGGATGACTTCACCGTGGAGTATTCCTTGAGCGAGGATGGACATCTCGTTGCTACAGAGAAGCGTCGCTTTGACGAGGATGACTACGTAGTCAATATCGGTCCTAACCACCCATCTACCCACGGTGTGCTCCGTCTGCAGACCGTTATTGATGGTGAGACTGTGAAGCGCATCTATCCACACCTCGGTTATATTCACCGTGGTATCGAGAAGATGTGGGAGAATATGACTTATCCTCAGACCTTGGCATTGACCGACCGTCTGAACTATCTTTCTGCGATGATGCACCGCCACGCGTTGGTAGGCGTTATCGAAGAGGCGATGGGTATTGAACTCTCAGACCGCATCCGCTACATCCGTACCATCATGGATGAGTTGCAGCGTATCGACTCACACTTGTTGTACCTCGGCTGTACCGCACAGGACTTGGGTGCCTTGACAGCATTCCTTTACTGTATGCGCGACCGTGAGCACGTATTGAACGTGATGGAGGAGACAACCGGTGGCCGTCTGATCCAGAACTACTACCGTATCGGTGGCCTTCAGGCAGATATCGACCCTAACTTCGTTCAGAATGTGAAGACCCTCTGCAAGTATCTCCGTCCGATGATTCAGGAGTACCTCGACGTATTCGGTGACAACGTGATTACTCACAATCGTCTCGAAGGTGTAGGTCCAATGAACTATGAGGATTGTATCAACTATGCCGTAACCGGTCCTGCTGGTCGTGCATCAGGTTGGAAGAACGATACCCGCAAGCGTCATCCATACGATATGTACGACAAGGTAGAGTGGAAGGAAATCACCCTTACCGGTTGCGATTCAATGGATCGTTACTATGTACACATCCAGGAGTTGTATCAGAGCTTGGACATCATCGAGCAGTTGATTGACAACATTCCAGAGGGTGAGTACTACATCAAGCAGAAGCCAATCATCAAGGTTCCAAAGGGACAGTGGTACTTCTCAGTAGAGGGTGCCAGCGGCGAGTTTGGTGTATATCTCGACTCAAAGGGTGACAAGAGTCCATACCGTATGAAGATGCGTCCGATGGGTCTCTCACTCACAGGAGCCTTGGATCCAATGCTCCGTGGTCAGAAGATCGCCGACCTCATCACTACAGGTGCAGCAATCGATTTCGTAATCCCTGATATTGATAGATAA
- a CDS encoding NADH-quinone oxidoreductase subunit J family protein produces the protein MITANLFMFVILAVVILGSAIMCVFTKRIMRAATFLLFVLFGVAGMFFLLDYTYLGAAQISVYAGGITMLYVFAIQLVSKRTLQGLLEHVKGSKVVGRALVCLVGFVTLAVIVLKNHFIDMAATVADTEVPMDQVGSALVGADKYGYVLPFEFISVFLLACIIGGILIARKEDKK, from the coding sequence ATGATAACAGCAAATTTATTTATGTTCGTCATCTTGGCAGTAGTCATCCTTGGCTCAGCCATCATGTGCGTGTTCACCAAGCGCATCATGCGTGCGGCAACCTTCCTGTTGTTCGTACTCTTCGGTGTAGCAGGCATGTTCTTCCTGCTCGACTATACTTATCTGGGTGCAGCTCAGATTTCTGTATATGCCGGTGGTATCACCATGCTTTATGTCTTCGCTATCCAGTTGGTATCAAAGCGTACCCTCCAGGGTCTTTTGGAGCATGTCAAGGGTAGCAAGGTTGTAGGTCGCGCACTCGTCTGCCTCGTTGGTTTCGTAACCTTGGCAGTCATCGTGTTGAAGAATCACTTTATTGATATGGCTGCAACCGTAGCCGACACCGAGGTGCCAATGGACCAGGTTGGTTCTGCACTGGTAGGTGCTGACAAGTATGGCTATGTATTGCCATTCGAGTTTATCTCTGTATTCTTGTTGGCATGTATCATCGGTGGTATCTTAATCGCAAGAAAGGAGGATAAGAAATGA
- the nuoK gene encoding NADH-quinone oxidoreductase subunit NuoK: MIPVQYFFVLSALLFFIGVYGFCTRRNLVAMLISIELVLNAADLNFAVFNRILFPGQLEGFFFTLFSIGVAAAETAVALAIIINVYRNYHSDQVNSIENMKF; the protein is encoded by the coding sequence ATGATTCCAGTACAATATTTCTTCGTGCTCTCAGCACTCTTGTTCTTCATCGGAGTCTATGGCTTCTGTACACGCCGTAACCTCGTTGCCATGCTCATCTCCATCGAGCTTGTATTGAATGCAGCCGACCTGAACTTCGCTGTGTTCAACCGCATCCTCTTCCCAGGACAGTTGGAAGGTTTCTTCTTCACATTGTTCTCTATCGGAGTAGCAGCAGCCGAGACAGCCGTAGCGCTCGCTATTATTATCAACGTTTACCGCAACTATCACAGTGACCAGGTGAACAGTATTGAAAACATGAAATTCTAA